From Mytilus edulis chromosome 9, xbMytEdul2.2, whole genome shotgun sequence, the proteins below share one genomic window:
- the LOC139489737 gene encoding sushi, nidogen and EGF-like domain-containing protein 1, with amino-acid sequence MHHWFVCIRQRKMGFIPLLLVTFLSLFGSIECWRSSQWDQCGCRWNEWQAWKTCDSECNGKRSRSRSVWLYTHEPGCVFSYYTCTDDESGTDYSRCNAYCNNGGTSDSYSCRCVTGFYGDCCGHQVNCGNPGSIWHGNLHGSTFTFGRSVRYTCDSGYRLVGGSSSRSCQLSALWSGRKPRCAYYRSCGSGPCKNGASCTNIPDYYQCTCTYGWSGKNCDVDILPPVMKNCSNDIYITTAALENLVKWQIPLFTDPHNFAIKVTANYPSNEFTFPWGDFKVSYTAVKPTNGLSTNCLFNISLRPNPCPQINVPANGALLCNNWKTDYGQFCKFFCKESYTVPRGVMIDNFYVCGASGTWMPSNTIPNCSVTATNLHAIGGYSIGPTYSNCTDDGREMQESYIDKLSQSHFRHFCKKFQQECIPENVSVKC; translated from the exons GGGTTCATTCCATTGCTTTTGGTTACGTTTCTTTCGTTATTTGGTTCTATAGAATGTTGGAGGTCCTCACAGTGGGATCAATGTGGCTGTCGTTGGAATGAGTGGCAAGCCTGGAAAACTTGCGATAGCGAATGTAATGGTAAACGAAGTCGAAGTAGAAGTGTATGGCTGTATACTCACGAACCTGGGTGTGTCTTTAGCTACTACACATGCACTGACGATGAAAGTGGAACAGACTACTCGAGATGTAATGCATATTGTAATAATGGCGGAACATCAGATAGCTACTCTTGTAGATGTGTAACAGGATTTTATGGAGATTGCTGCGGACATC AGGTGAACTGTGGAAATCCTGGATCCATATGGCATGGCAACTTACATGGTAGTACCTTCACCTTTGGTAGATCGGTAAGATATACCTGTGATAGTGGGTACCGGTTGGTGGGCGGATCATCTAGTAGAAGTTGCCAACTGAGTGCACTATGGAGTGGAAGAAAACCACGGTGCGCAT ATTATAGGTCCTGTGGTAGTGGTCCATGTAAGAATGGAGCAAGTTGTACAAATATTCCGGATTATtatcaatgtacatgtacttatggTTGGTCTGGCAAAAACTGTGATGTTG ATATACTGCCACCAGTAATGAAAAATTGTTCTAACGACATATACATTACAACAGCAGCTCTTGAAAATCTAGTGAAATGGCAAATACCTTTATTCACTGATCCACATAATTTTGCGATCAAGGTTACAGCAAACTACCCTTCAAACGAGTTCACATTTCCATGGGGAGATTTTAAAGTTAGCTATACAGCTGTAAAACCAACGAACGGTTTAAGTACAAACTGCTTGTTCAACATCAGTTTGAGGC caaATCCATGTCCTCAAATCAATGTTCCAGCGAACGGGGCTTTACTATGCAACAACTGGAAGACTGATTATGGCcagttttgtaaatttttctgtAAAGAATCTTACACAGTACCACGTGGTGTAATGATTGATAACTTTTATGTTTGTGGAGCTTCTGGAACGTGGATGCCTTCAAATACAATTCCAAATTGTTCAG TCACGGCTACAAATTTACATGCAATTGGAGGATATAGTATTGGTCCGACATATTCAAATTGTACTGATGATGGTAGGGAAATGCAAGAGTCGTACATAGACAAACTCAGCCAATCACATTTTAGACATTTTTGTAAAAAGTTTCAACAGGAATGTATCCCAGAAAATGTGTCAGTGAAGTGTTAA